In one window of Rhizobium oryzihabitans DNA:
- a CDS encoding MerR family transcriptional regulator — protein MAKSYPDELREQVVAFMDEGHTVREAAAKFNVSPSFAAKSHKKHAEAGESLPLLTETAPAEPEKPSLDIEITASELAELLKVSKRAVSDFVERGIVVKTERNRFDLRQSIQRYCEHLRGVAAGRGGDGADVLTAERARLAREQADQTAMKNAAMRGELISMTDVRNEWVSIGRRIRNAVLSVPSRCRQMLPHLTTYDVDLIGQEIRSALTELGDEDDDNGAGDIAASGMGQPVAAAETSAVGMD, from the coding sequence ATGGCAAAGAGCTATCCTGACGAGTTGCGTGAACAGGTCGTGGCCTTCATGGACGAGGGCCACACCGTTCGGGAGGCGGCGGCAAAGTTCAACGTCAGCCCGAGTTTCGCGGCCAAATCGCACAAGAAACATGCGGAAGCTGGCGAGAGCCTCCCGTTGCTTACCGAAACGGCACCTGCCGAACCGGAAAAGCCTTCGCTCGATATCGAAATCACCGCATCCGAACTGGCCGAACTGCTGAAGGTTTCCAAGCGGGCGGTGTCGGATTTCGTAGAGCGTGGAATCGTGGTGAAGACAGAACGGAATCGCTTCGATCTTCGCCAGTCTATCCAGCGTTACTGTGAGCATTTGCGCGGTGTTGCCGCCGGTCGCGGCGGTGACGGCGCGGATGTTCTGACTGCCGAACGCGCCAGACTGGCGCGCGAACAGGCCGACCAGACGGCCATGAAAAACGCGGCCATGCGCGGCGAACTGATTTCGATGACGGACGTGCGAAACGAGTGGGTTTCGATAGGCCGACGCATCCGCAACGCCGTTTTGTCGGTGCCTTCGCGCTGTCGGCAGATGCTCCCGCACCTCACGACTTACGATGTTGATCTGATCGGCCAAGAAATCCGGTCGGCGCTTACCGAACTTGGTGACGAGGACGATGACAACGGCGCTGGCGACATTGCGGCGAGCGGTATGGGACAGCCTGTTGCCGCCGCCGAAACTTCGGCTGTCGGAATGGATTGA
- a CDS encoding transcription termination/antitermination NusG family protein translates to MEPDHGAMSRAWSWRHAVGKSGLPPITRLVLHTLGLKMDATGGSCYPPISELVDLTGLDKKTVLKHLEIAEESGWIVVTQHGFRGQKWKRNEYVARWPGRDLSGNAASNEDSEGGGNPPPRSDDACASQGGGTVPPRSVAKAVEIVPEGGGNDDRKVVEEFHQDKNLPTNIPENSPAAGAEEGVLKKVDRKKIEHAFTLWFATWKKGDIEYARNAWFALSPEDRTECVERTPAYLRWAKPADLMAAAVYLKNRHWRDLPEHVLAEPINAHGIAKVCGKLWMGTRFEALSKEPTGLLYVTSFDETRIAKGMISREQLMFEKRRDNGWPLVNTMRDLARRREPFNTSLSLLPLVQDFRQVHRDTDLFAAWKHLHERNGWPFIEHPPEWVYFPRSMTGLTISKRQLMPRFPNFFPPSARDAPMMHNVKIYAASKPVNPELYDLSRFASLFDQMQNTKRLNVTMLSMAAENQPGKHEWFVVETKHKAEKAVEDALRKAGVKVFLPLETIGETVVRGRIIPAVSRPLLPGYVLVNIVYSPAAVCGIARLEGVAGFVGGMVHPHRVSDEEMNRFKAFGDDETAPDVKHCEQFKRGDKVRFVLGPFASFGGTILKLRKDRTVDGERVATGAVVAVDVFGKVSTIEAPLALLEQL, encoded by the coding sequence ATGGAACCGGATCACGGCGCAATGTCGCGCGCATGGTCTTGGCGTCACGCGGTCGGTAAATCCGGCCTGCCGCCTATCACGCGCCTCGTGCTGCATACGCTTGGCCTGAAAATGGATGCGACCGGCGGTTCCTGCTATCCGCCGATTTCGGAACTGGTGGACCTGACGGGCCTCGACAAGAAAACCGTCCTGAAACACCTCGAAATCGCCGAAGAGAGCGGTTGGATTGTCGTCACGCAACACGGTTTTCGCGGCCAGAAATGGAAGCGGAACGAATATGTTGCGCGGTGGCCGGGACGCGACCTTTCCGGCAATGCAGCCAGTAACGAAGACAGCGAAGGTGGTGGAAATCCTCCACCACGTTCCGACGACGCATGCGCCTCCCAAGGTGGTGGAACAGTTCCACCGCGTTCCGTCGCCAAGGCGGTGGAAATCGTTCCCGAAGGTGGTGGAAATGACGACCGGAAGGTGGTGGAGGAGTTCCACCAAGATAAGAATCTTCCAACTAACATTCCAGAAAACTCTCCAGCCGCTGGCGCGGAAGAGGGAGTTTTGAAAAAGGTTGATCGAAAAAAGATAGAGCATGCTTTCACGCTGTGGTTCGCGACGTGGAAAAAGGGCGATATCGAATATGCCCGCAACGCGTGGTTCGCTCTTTCCCCGGAAGATCGGACCGAGTGCGTGGAGCGGACGCCCGCCTATCTTCGTTGGGCCAAGCCTGCCGACCTGATGGCCGCAGCGGTCTACCTCAAAAACCGTCACTGGCGCGACCTGCCGGAGCATGTTCTTGCTGAGCCGATCAACGCCCATGGCATTGCCAAGGTCTGCGGCAAGCTCTGGATGGGAACGCGCTTCGAGGCGTTGTCGAAAGAACCGACCGGCCTGCTGTATGTGACCAGCTTTGACGAAACCCGTATCGCCAAGGGCATGATTTCCCGCGAACAGCTTATGTTCGAAAAGCGCCGTGACAATGGCTGGCCACTCGTCAACACCATGCGCGACCTCGCCCGTCGCCGCGAGCCTTTCAACACTTCGCTCTCGCTTCTCCCGTTGGTGCAGGACTTCCGGCAGGTGCACCGCGACACCGATCTGTTCGCAGCTTGGAAGCACCTGCATGAACGCAACGGCTGGCCCTTTATCGAGCATCCGCCCGAATGGGTCTACTTCCCCCGGTCGATGACGGGGCTGACGATCTCGAAGCGGCAGTTGATGCCGCGCTTTCCAAATTTCTTTCCACCATCAGCGAGGGACGCACCAATGATGCATAACGTGAAGATTTATGCCGCCAGCAAGCCGGTCAACCCGGAGCTTTATGACCTGTCGCGTTTCGCGTCTCTGTTCGACCAGATGCAGAACACGAAGCGACTCAATGTCACCATGCTTTCCATGGCGGCGGAGAATCAGCCGGGGAAACACGAATGGTTCGTGGTGGAGACGAAGCATAAGGCGGAAAAAGCTGTTGAAGACGCCCTTCGGAAAGCTGGCGTGAAAGTTTTTCTCCCGCTCGAAACCATCGGTGAAACGGTCGTTCGCGGTCGCATTATCCCTGCTGTTTCGCGTCCTCTTCTGCCGGGTTATGTGCTGGTCAACATCGTCTATTCTCCCGCCGCAGTCTGCGGTATTGCCCGGCTGGAAGGTGTCGCGGGCTTCGTTGGCGGGATGGTTCACCCTCATCGTGTATCAGACGAGGAAATGAATCGTTTCAAGGCTTTCGGCGATGACGAGACTGCGCCGGACGTGAAGCACTGCGAACAGTTCAAGCGCGGCGATAAGGTTCGTTTCGTGCTTGGCCCCTTCGCCAGTTTCGGCGGCACCATCCTGAAACTGCGCAAGGATCGGACCGTTGACGGCGAGCGCGTTGCTACCGGCGCTGTGGTGGCGGTGGACGTGTTCGGCAAGGTTTCGACCATCGAAGCCCCTCTTGCATTGCTCGAACAGTTGTGA
- a CDS encoding DUF4031 domain-containing protein: MSVYVDDMRAPFGNMVMCHMWADADDELLAMADRIGVQRKWIQGHPVLSFGKHRNASWVHFDIALSTRALAVKFGAIETDRFGPVIHTAKLRLAAALAAGNEVEAQAVRARLATFEGIRARQGGTR, translated from the coding sequence ATGAGCGTTTATGTTGACGACATGCGCGCCCCGTTTGGCAACATGGTCATGTGCCATATGTGGGCGGATGCGGATGATGAACTGCTTGCCATGGCGGACCGCATTGGCGTGCAGCGCAAATGGATTCAGGGGCATCCTGTTCTTTCGTTTGGCAAACATCGAAATGCCAGTTGGGTTCATTTCGATATCGCCCTTTCGACACGCGCCCTTGCCGTCAAATTTGGGGCTATCGAAACAGACAGGTTCGGTCCGGTCATTCATACGGCCAAGCTGCGGCTTGCCGCTGCCCTTGCTGCCGGGAATGAGGTTGAAGCGCAGGCCGTGCGGGCGCGATTAGCCACGTTTGAGGGTATTCGCGCGCGGCAAGGCGGTACGCGATGA